Genomic segment of Cytobacillus suaedae:
AAGTTGTAGAGCTATTACAAAACCACATTAAAGCTCATACTCCACCAGGGGTTGAAGTAACAACCAAATTATTTGATAAGGGAGCACCATTCCTAACACCATTTGACCACCCAGCTATACAAGCTGCAGGAAGAGCTTATGAAAAGGTGTATGAGGTTCCAACTTCCTATACTCGTGGTGGTGGATCAATTCCTATCGTTGCAGCCTTTGATCAAATTTTAAACGTACCAATTGTCCTAATGGGCTTTGGGTTACCAACTGAAAATTTCCATGCACCAAATGAGCACTTTCATCTAGAAAACTTTGATAAAGGGATGCTTACGCTTTGTCATTATTGGTATGAGTTAGAACAATCAATCTAATAGCTTCTGGAAGAACACTAGACAAAAAGGATGAACCCGTTAAAAGATTCATCCTTCTTTTTGCTATTTCTTTTTCTTCATGCCTTTTAAATAAATGATTAAAATAGGTAATTGTAAGATTGCTGCAAAAGAAAGTCCAATTCGAAGTGTAAACTGACTTGCAGCTGCCCCAACTACTGGCCCTCCTACAATTTGACCAAATGCATTCATTTGACTAGACATTGATAAAACAGTTGCACGCACACTGCTATCTAGGTTTTGATTAATCCATGTATCATATAATGGACCGGTAATAACCCCAGCCATACAAAGAAGTAAAAAGCTTATCAGAGCTAACGTGAAGTTACCAGCTAAGCTAAAGCCGATAATACAAAGAATTTTAACAAACGTGAAGATAGCCATATACTTCGCGACATACATCTCACTATCTAGTTTTAAATACTTTCTTGCAATCATTGCTGTAAAAAAACATAAAACATTTGCAAGAATACTAATGATTCCAAACCAAACTGGTAATGTGACTTCACCGAGATTAGGAAACTCAAAGTTCGTAATCAAATGTGCTTCCCATAAACGATCGAAACCTTCAGAACCCGCCCCTAAAAACAGGCTGATAATAAGAAAAGCCATCAGGATAGGTGTTCCTCTAACTAAGAGATAGCCTTTACGAAATATCTTTACCGATTCACGGATGGAAGAACGTTCTTCTTCCCCACTTCTTTTGAAGTTAGTCTCACCCATAACAAAGACTAATAATACCCCTAAGCCTAAGTAGAGAACTCCGCCAATCAAGAAAGGTATATTTAAGGCAATTGAAGCTAGACCAACACTTGCAAGTACACCTAGAATACTAGAAACCTGATTTACTTGGTTAGCTTTTAAAAATACATCTCCAATTTGGTCTGTACCTATCTCGTCCGCTAACCACGCTTGGCCTGCACCACTTAAGAAGGTCTCTCCAATTCCACGAATCACTTCAGCAATAACTACTCCTACAAATAAAGATAATGCTCCATGAAAAACTGTTTCAGATATAAATGGTACTGATCCTTCTAGAAAAAAGGCAATACCAAGAATGAATGTCCCAATAATAACAGATAATCTTCTACTATACGTATCAGCAAGGACTCCTGTTGGAATCTCCATTAGTAGAACTGTTATCTCTAAAAATGTACCTACTAGCACCAGTTGAAAAGGGGTTAACCCCAACTCTGCTACATAATATAAAGCATAGGTTGTGAACATTGTTGCATTTGCAAATGCCATAATAGCACTCATTAAAATATAAACCTTTGATGCATGCATCTTCTTCAAACAAATTCTCCCTTTCGATTAGGGAGAGCACACATCACTATTTCAGACGGAAATACTAGCTATGTGCTTTCCCTCTGTTTACTGTATTTCTGTTACCTCTCATGTCGATAGATCTGACTGACATGTTTCAACACCTCCGATTTTTAATACACTTATTTTAATACCTTTTTATAGAAATAGATATATCTTCCAAAAAAATATTTAAGAATTCCTCTATACTAGAAAAAATTTAAAAAGCCTGACACCCCAACGCGTTAAAGCGCCGGGGGTCAGGCCCCAAATGTTTATAGGTTTTCAAAGAACAGTCTTATTACGTCTGCTCCTCCAATAAATGTACCTAAAGAGCTTCCTAAATTGGATAATGTAACAATTAACAGAATTCTAGTTACTTTGTTATTCCAAAAGCCTTTTAAGCTAAAGACATCTTCTGATAGTGATTCAAAATCTGCAACATTTGGTCTTCGGAAATAGGCTTGAACAAGTCCTGCAAACCATCCTGCTGCTAATAAAGGATTTAATGATGTAATGGGTGCAGCTACAAAAGCAGTAAGTATAGCCAAAGGATGTCCAAATGCTAGCGCTGCTCCCAAAGCCGAAAATGAACCGTTCCATAGTACCCAACTAATCGTTTGTTGAACACCGGCAGTCGGATTTGCAATGAATGTGTACGCTATGATGGCAAGGATAAATGCAGGAATTGACCAACCAATGATTTTCGGCCATTTTGACTTTGGCGGCACTTTCATTAAAGGCTTAAGATCCTGGTCTTCCTTTATAGCTTCTTTAATTCCTGGAACGTGAGCAGCTCCTAACACAGCAACGATTTTCTGTCCTGGTGCCTCTCTAATTTTTTGAGCTAAGTATTGATCACGCTCATCAATGAGGGGTACCTTAAGCTTAGGAAAGTTTTTTGTAAAGTCACTTAACATCGCATCTAGCATATCTTCAGATTTAAGACGTTCTAATTCTTCTTCTGTCACACTCTCATTATTGAAGATACTTCCGATCATTGAAAATAATAGCTGAGCTTTTCCCCATAAGCCTACATTCGCCCAGATACGAGCAAATGTAATTTGGATATTTCGATCAGCCAATACTAGTTTAGCTCCAACTTCATTAGCAGACTCAATTCCCTGGATCATCTCTTGCCCTGGTTTAATTCCGAATTGTTTTGCCATACGTTTTTGAAAAGAAGAGATCACAAGATTCATTAAAAGCAAGGTAGCTTTCTTTTCCTTAATAACCTTAAATACATCCATTTCTTTCCACTTGTTCCCATCCATAATGGACTGGTATCTCTGCTGATCCAACTCGACGCATACTGAGTCTGGTTGTTCAGCCTCGATGACTTCTTTTACTTGCTCCGCACTTTGTTTCGAAACATGCGCAGTTCCAATAAGGATATACTCCTTATCATTTAAATGTATTCTAGTAATATTTTCTTCTGACATTAGACTACCTTCCTTTTTAAAAGAAACATCTTCTATATTCTTAAATTTAAGTATACATAAATCACTGTTCCCATGCTAACCTGAATTTTATTTTATCATAGTCCCTTTCATTACTTCTTCTTAAGAGGAAACTTATCTCAGTGTGATAAACTATCTATGTTCTCGTGATACTCTGCTATTATTGTCATCATTATTGCAAATAACCTACTATTTCTTATATGATGTTAATTAGCAATCTTATCTTTTTATAGTGTAAAGTGTATAATTATAGTAATCGAAATTTAAAAATTGCTTAACACTATATATCGATTTCATTCAACTATTGGCACACTGGAGTGAACTTAATTTTGGAATCTAAAAAATCATTGCCCATCCTCTTTTTGGTCATGTTTCTTGTCATGGTTGGGTTTGGAATTATTATACCTGTCATTCCTTTTTATGCTGAGGAGTTAGGCGCATCACCTACACAACTAGGATTATTAATGGCTGTTTATTCATTAATGCAGCTCCTTTTCGCTCCAATGTGGGGACGAATTTCCGATCGAATTGGTAGAAAGCCGGTTATGATGCTTGGTATTCTTGGACTTTCTCTTTCTTTCTTCTTAATGGCACTGGCTACTGAACTTTGGATGCTGTTTGCAGCAAGAATCATTGGTGGATTTTTGTCTGCTGCGAATATGCCAACAGTTACAGCCTACGTTGCAGACATTACCTCTGAGGAAGACCGTGGTAAGGGAATGGGGATCATAGGTGCATCGATTGGCTTAGGATTTATTTTTGGTCCTGCAATAGGCGGCGTATTTTCAGAAGGCAGCTTAAATGTACCATTCTATCTTGCAGGAGCCTCTTCACTTTTAACGTTCTTTTTAATTTTATTTGTGTTAAAAGAGTCATTATCACCAGAGCAACGGTCAAATCAAGCAAAGGAAAGAACACCACTTCGTAAAGCAATCAATGGGCCTGTTTCGATTCTGTATTTTTTACAGTTGTTTGTATCTTTATCGTTATCAGGTCTTGAGGCTACTTTTGCTTACTTTGCTTATGAGAAAGCAGGTCTAGGTACAGTTGAATTAGGATATATCTTCATGATCATGGGATTGGCTGGTGCACTTGTTCAAGGTGGATTAGTAGGTAGGTTAACGAAAAAGTACGGTGAAGGTATTGTGATCCAAATTGGTATAGTAATCTCGACAATTGGATTTGCTCTTATCTTATTTATTGATAGTTTTGCAACTGCCGCTATCTTCTTAACTGTTTTTGGAATTGGGAATGGCTTTATCCGTCCAAGTGTTTCTGCGTTGATAACGAAAAAGTCAACCTCAGGCCATGGAAGCACAACAGGATTACTCTCTTCCTTTGATTCACTTGGCAGAATTGCTGGACCTCCACTAGGAGGATTGCTCTTCTCCGTTGCTATTGGCTTACCCTATATTTCAGGAATGCTTTTATCAATTTTTGCTTTGTTCTTGTTCAAGCTTTATTCAGTACAAACCAAGAAGTCTATTTCGAGTACATTCTAAAAAGAAACATCCCTTCAGCAAAGGGATGTTTCTTTTCTTTAATTTATATTTAAATAATGGAATTCATCGTTTCTCTTAAAACAGTGGCGGAATGTGCAAATTGTTTCATTTCGGTCTCGTCGAGATCAATTTCAATAATCTCACGAATTCCCGATCGATTAATGACGGTTGGTACACCTATATATACATCGCTTTGGCCATATTGTCCATCTAAGTAGGTCGATACCGTTAGGATACTATTTTCATTATTAAGAATCGCTTTTGTTATTCTTACTAACGACATCCCTATCCCATAATATGTAGCTCCCTTACGCTCGATAATATGATAGGCTGCATCACGTACATTTTTGAAAATTTCATCGAGATGTTCTTTTTTCACGTCACTTCTCTTCTCTATAATTGTGCTAAGTTGTTCTATTCCTATACTTGCATGACTCCATACCGGAAGTTCAGTATCACCATGTTCACCAATAATAGCGGCATGTACATTTCTTGTATCTACATTAAAGTATTGACCAAGGGAAAAACGCAGACGTGCTGTATCTAACACTGTCCCTGATCCGATCACTTTTGAGGTTGGTAGACCTGACTCTTTCCATGTCACATAAGATAGAATATCAACAGGATTAGTTGCCACTAGAAAAATCCCATCAAAGCCATTTTCCATTACACTTTTCACAATCTGCTTAAAAATCCTTGTGTTCTTTTCTAACAATTGCAATCGAGTTTCTCCTGGCTTTTGAGCTAATCCAGCAGTTATAACTACCAAATCAGCATGATTACAATCCTTATAGGTTCCACTCCAAACCTTTATCGATGCAGGTGCAAAAGGCAAGCCATGATTCAGGTCCATTGCTTCGCCCTCAGCTTTTGATTCATTCACATCTATTAAGACTAATTCTTCAACAACTCCCTGGTTAATTAGAGAATAAGCATAACTACAGCCAACTGCACCAGTTCCTACTACAACAACACGGTTCACCTTTTCTTTAGCCATTGGTTTAGCTCCTTTTAAAATAATCAGAGTAAAGTAATCAACTTTATCATTGCCCCTTATGAGTATTCACATCGTGTAGATATTTTATAGCACGTTCTTATTCAATAAGTTGTTAGACCGCACCTTTCACTGGTGACATTTGCTTAATGGATAAAGTAGTATAACTAAATTTAAAACAAAGACTAATACAAATTAAATGCATCAGTCCTTGTTTTTTAGTTTAAGATATTCTCTATTATTTATTGCTCGGCTTCCCATTTCGAAATCTCTTCTCGAACCTTAGGGGCTACTTCGGTACCAAGCAGTTCAATTGCTTTCATAACATCCTCATGTGGCATAGAACCAACTGGCACATGCAACATGAACCGTGTAACACCGACATTTTTTCGAAGGTAAATAATTTTTTGTGCTACTGTATCTGCATCTCCTACATACAGAGCTCCCTCAAAGCTTCTTGCTGTATCAAAACTAGTTCGGTCATAATGTCCCCATCCACGCTCTTTCCCTAATTTATTCATGACTTGTTGGGTTGAAGGGAAAAACTTATCCGCAGCTGTTTGAGTATCCTCGGCTACAAACCCGTGTGAATGTGAAGCAACTGAAAGTGTTGAAACATCATGACCCGCTTGCTCAGCAGCTTTTTTATATAGCTCTACTAGAGGAGCAAATTGAACAGGTCTTCCACCTATGATTGCTAGTGTCAAAGGTAAACCTAACAAACCTGCTCGAATGACAGACTGTGTATTCCCCCCACTGCCTATCCAAATTGGTAACGGATCCTGAACCGGACGAGGATATACACCTAGATTGTTTATCGCTGGCCGATGCTTTCCACTCCATGTCACTTTTTTTGATTTTTGTAGTTCGAGCAATAATTCTAACTTTTCATCAAATAACTCATCATAGTCTCTTAAGTCATATCCGAACAATGGAAATGATTCAATAAACGAGCCTCTTCCGGCCATGATTTCTGCTCGTCCATTTGAGATTCCATCAAGTGTGGAAAAGTCTTGGTATACTCGTACCGGATCCGCTGATGAAAGAACTGTAACTGCACTTGTTAGCCTAATCTTTTCCGTCTGTGATGCAGCAGCTGCTAGAATAACTGCTGGGGAAGACGCTGCAAAGTCCTCTCTGTGGTGTTCCCCTACTCCAAAGACATCTAATCCCACTTTATCAGCGAGGACAATTTCCTCGACTACCTCTCTAATACGTTGCGCGTGACTGACTACTTCTCCAGTTTCTACATCTGGGGTTGTTTCAACAAACGTACTAATTCCTATTTCCATAGACATTTCTACCTCCTACGTTTTGAAAAAACGGTATGTAAATTAATAATGCCTATTTTGAGGCTTACGTTTGATAAATTCAAGTTTCAAGCACTCTCTATACAGTTGTGTAAATCTAGGGTTCTATCAATTTTTCCTCACGAGCTTTTAATACAGCTTGAAGGCGATCTTGAACTTCAAGCTTTGAATAAATTGTAGAAATATAGTTTTTTACTGTTCCCTCTGCTAAATACAGCTCACGCGCAATTTCTCGGTTATCCTTTCCACCTGCAAGTAAACGAAGCACATCCATTTCTCTTTCTGTTAGACCATATCGGGGTTTCTTTTCATTTTCTTTCTTTATTTTAGTAGGTAAAGATTCATTCATTGTCCATTCAGAGATCATTTTTTTTGCAATGTCTTGTGGAATGAGTGTCTCCCCATTGTTAACTAAGCGTATACTCGATGCTAAATCTTCTGGCTGCATGGCCTTTAACAAATATCCGACAGCTCCAGCCTTCAGTGCCTCCTTAACATGTTCTATATCATGAAATGTGGTAAGCATAACTACTCTAACTTCTGGATACTGTGTTTGAATATGTCTGGTTGCCTCAATTCCGTCCATTTCTGGCATGTGAATATCCATTAAAATAACATCTGGCTTATGTTCCTTACATAATTGCAAGGCCTCCAATCCATTAGATGCCAGTCCGACCACTTCAATATCAGATTCCACCCGTAAAACAATACGCAAACTACCTCGAATTAATTCCTGATCATCTGCTATAAGTACTTTTATCATCCTTTATCCAGCCTTTCTGGTCTTAAGCGGTAGTTGGCAAGTAACCGTTGTACCGCCATTTTCACTAGAATCAATTGTTAATTCACCCTGATAGGACTCAATTCGCTCGCGCATAGCGGTTAGACCAAAACCAAATTCTGTATTCTTCATTCCTCTGCCATTATCCTCTATGGTTAAAATCAATTGTTCCTGTTCTATCATAAAACGAATCTCAATAAGGCTAGCACCTCCATGACGTTTTGCATTTGTTAAGGACTCCTGTAAACATCGAATCAATGTTAAGGAGATTGTTTGGGAAACTCTAGTGTCCTTTCCAACCATTTCAAATTGAATCTGTGTTCCTGTATTTAGTGAAAACTCACTAGCAATCTGTTTGAGTTGGGTAGATAAAGTACCCCCTTCATCTGGTGGAGCAATATGATGAATTTGGTTTCTGATTTCCTCAAGACCTTTTCTACTTACTTTTCTTAGTTGGTTTATATTATTGATGGCTTCTTCCGGTTCTTCTTTAATTAAATACGATACAGCATCTAGACCCATGATCACGGATGTTAATGTGTGTCCAACTGTATCATGAAGCTCCCGTGAAAGCCGGTTTCGTTCTTCCAGAAGAGTAACTACTTCCACTTGTTTTGCATATTGTTCAAGAACTTGACGCTGTTGTTCATTCTCAAGAAGTAGTTGTTGCATTCTCCATTGAGTATCAATGACTTTCCAAATAATATATCCTAGGCCGAAGAATAGAAAGCCTTCTATGATTGATATTGTAAAAGAAGAGATAGGTAAAACGATTGCCATTGCAATTGCGGGGATGACAGAGAACCAAATCCATAATGGAATTCGAACCCTGACAGAATGTATATTTGCAGCAGCACACATAGCTGGTATTGCAATGTATGAAAAATACACATCAATCATATGCGAACTATAAATCAAAAACGCCCCACTTAATACAAGCTCTATAACTGGATAAACCCACGTTTTCTTACCCATTGTCTTAAACCAAATGAATTGCGGAATTATACCTGCAAATAAACAGAACAATAGAATCTTGTAAAGTCCAAGCTTATCACCTTCATATTCATACCCTAGTAGAACTAAATGGACCACTACCCATATAACTCTTGTATAAAACAAAGCTTTATAAGCCCAATGGTCATTAAGGATGTTCTTCATGCCTTCTCTCCTTCTCTTACTAACTCTTCTATAACCTTAGTCTCATATTACTAAATGGAAATTATTGTGCATAGGCTTTTTAGTCATATCTGGTCATATATGACTCCTTAAATAAAAATGGTTACTGCAGGCACTATGGGAAGTGACCATTTCTTTTGCATAATTAGGTTATAAATTAGATGAACTAAAGGAGAAATGATCTATGAATATGTTAAAAAAAGTACAATCTTTTTTAAAAAATCACCCATTTATTTTTGCACTCTTTGCTCTACTAATAAGTCGAATTGCTGGTATGTTGACAATTAAACTAGTTCAGCTAGTTAATCCTGATTTAACCATACAGGCTGAGTTAGGCTGGCTACTAATGGCTGTATACGCAAGTGTAGTTGTAAGTCTAGTTTATTGGACAGATACGGCTGCTGAAATTGGTTTAAAACGACCTCATTCTATAAAAGAATGGATGTTATTTATCCCACTATTGTCTTTACCTATTCTCATTCTAGCTTACAATGGTATCTATTCCTGGGGATTTGCCCAAAACCTTATACTCCTTATCGCTGCAATTGGTGTATCTATAAATGAAGAGGTATTATTTAGAGGGATCTTATTGAGAGGATTCATGAAATGGGGTCCATGGGTTGCAATCTTTGTTCCTAGCGGATTATTTGCACTTGCACACTCAACGAATATTTTTGTAGGTTCCGACCCTACCTTTGCTCTTTTTCAAACGTTTTGGACATTTACAGCTGGAATTATGCTATCAGCGATAAGGTTACGTACAGGAAGCTTATACCCCGTTATCCTGTTCCACATCCTTCTAGATGGGGTTGAATATTTCTCAACGGGGCGTTATGGAGTTCATCCTGAAGGAATTTCCACTACTTTTCTACTAACGTTTTTAGTACTAAACATTATTCTAGCTATCTACGCAGTAATCCTTTTTTATAGAGGTTCAAAAAACCGTCCTGAAGCAACAACATTAAAACTTCAAAAAGCACACCTTTCATAAAGAAAGGTGTGTTTTTTGAATACAATCCATTTTAAAGCAAAAAATAGGGTAAGAAATAAAAAGAATGAATCTGGGTGTGGCTAACAATGGGATTAGGAAATCTCTTCATTCGAATTAGAAGGAGCTTTTGGTACCTTCCTTCTTTATATGGATTTATTGCAGCAGTTCTCGCTATTATAAGTGTAAAACTTAATACCTACTTAGCAAAGCTCGAACTATATCAAATTGTTCCAATCCTTTTTACGGATATTGACCTTGCACAAACGATATTAAGTTCGATATCAGCTTCGTTGCTCACAATGACAACGATAACGTTCTCTACAATTCTTGTTGTATTAACAACCTATCTTTCACAGTTTTCTCCTAGAACACTACAAAATTTTATTACCGATCATAGTACTCAACGTGTTCTAGGTATTTTTGTAGGAGGATTTATTTACTCCATACTTTTACTCTTACTTTTAAGAGAAACAGATACAACTACAACTTTTATCGTTCCTGCCATTGCTATATTCATTTCTATTGTTTGCTTACTTGTCTTTGTCTTCTTTATTCATCATGTTACTGGCTGGATCCAGGTAAGTAATTTAATTCATACGATTACCCTTGAAACAATTGACAAAATTAATAAAGACTTAAAGGATGTAAAAGATGTACAAGAAGATCCGCCATGGGAAGATTGGGAAAGTGAAGAAATTAAACATATCCCTCCGAAACATATTAGCTTAACTGGTTCTGGATATATTCAATATATAGATATTGAAGGCTTGGTTAAGCAAGCGACGAAGGAAGATTGTATTATCCAAATTGAGAAAGAAGTCAATGATTATGTTGACGAGGATACTCCATTATTATCATTATGGTTTCTTTCCACTCATCAGGTGAAAGGAAATTACGATAAGTATTTCATTATTGGTTCAGAACAAGCTGCTGTTAATGATATAGAATTTGGGCTAACAAAAATTGTTGAAATTGGACTTCGTGCTTTATCACCAGGAATTAATGATCCAAATACTGCGATTAACTGTATCGATAATTTAGGAAAGATACTAACTAAGTTAGGAAGTAAGCATCTACCAAAGTCATATCATAATGATGATAACCGAAATCTAAGAGTTATTTATAAGAAACCTGATTTCTCTGATTATCTGTATAAATGCTTTTTTCAAATCCGCCAGTATGGATTTTCTGATATCTCTGTATTAACTGCAGGGATAAAAGCACTTACCTTGATTGCAGAAAGCAATTCCAAGCATATAAAGGAATTGGTTTGGGAATTTTCGGAGTATATTATTGAAGGCATTGATGCAAATATGCTCCTATCCTTAGATAGGCGATATATAAATGAGCAATTAAAAGCCCTTGCTAAAGCAACCGGTCATAAGATTGAATACAAAGCAATTTAAGGGCTTGTCCCTGAAAGTCAAAACATATTAAGGAAGTGTAGAATCATTAATTTTTCTACACTTCCCCTTATGTCATCTACCCAACTGAATAGTTTTCGGTTTTCTTTCTACGTTTTTCCCCATATATCTTCCATACTATATAAGCAATTGTAAGAAGTAAAAATACCAATAGCAATCTTGATTGATACTCAGTAACAAAAGCAATGACAGTATCAATATCTCCCTGATAAAAACGTCCTATGCTTAACAGTATAAAGGTTGAAGGAGCGATTCCAGCAATGGTTAGTAATGTATAAATAGAAAGCTTCATGTTTGACATTCCTGCTAGAAATGGAATCACATTCCCTAGATGTAGAGGACTTGAAAGGGCAACACTCCATATACCATGTTTAGTAAATGAGACCTTTGCTTTCTCCAACTTTTCTCTTTTGTCCTGGCTTAATCGTTTCTCCACAGACTTGCCAAACTTTAAGCCAATATAATAGGGTATATAGCTTCCAATTGCGTAAACTAAACTCCCTACCAGTGAAATCCACGCGAGTTCAAACCACGATAAGTCCATAATAAATCCAACCGTTATGATTAAAAAGGTACCAAAAAAGGGCAAAGCACTACCTTCAATAAACATTGAAAGAAGGATGCCCCATATCCCCCATTCCTCAATTAATCCTAAGATCATTTCTGTCATTTCAGTCAACTCCACCTAAATTACTCTATAGTAGTAGTTTAAAGTGGGATTGCATTTTCCAGTAGACACTAGAGGTGTAATTTCATATACGCCTTGAGGAGTATATAGATAATTAAGATTAGCATAAGTCACCTTACGATTCAGGCATAATCCAAATGATTTCACACGTTCGAACAAAGAATGTTGAATCATGCTCTTTTATTACTACATGATCTGGTTTTGCATCAGCAATAATTCCATTCACTGGTCCGCGATTTGTGTCTATGACAACTCTTTTACCAACAAGACTCATTATCGCCGCATAAACAAAGGGTTCTACTACTACAACTTGCATCGGAGCTTGCCCAACTGACTGCATCTGGTGATTCATTCCATTTGGATACATTCTGCTCATTCATCGTCCCTCCAAGTTGATAATTAATACACATCCAACTTATGAAAATAACGACTTGGCTCATTCCGAAAAGTTCAAAGTACGGTTATTAACCAATCTGAGGATACATAAATTTATGAACCCAAAAAAGAGTAAATGACCATACTGTTTAATTCTTTCTATTCTATTTAGAGAATAGCTAAATTTGCCCTTAAACTGCTTGTTAATTATTAACTACCATACGTCCCAAAGGACCATCTTCTTTAATTATATCCTCAATGTCATATACCGCAATTGGAAACATCGGAAAACCAAAGACATATGGT
This window contains:
- a CDS encoding MFS transporter, whose translation is MKKMHASKVYILMSAIMAFANATMFTTYALYYVAELGLTPFQLVLVGTFLEITVLLMEIPTGVLADTYSRRLSVIIGTFILGIAFFLEGSVPFISETVFHGALSLFVGVVIAEVIRGIGETFLSGAGQAWLADEIGTDQIGDVFLKANQVNQVSSILGVLASVGLASIALNIPFLIGGVLYLGLGVLLVFVMGETNFKRSGEEERSSIRESVKIFRKGYLLVRGTPILMAFLIISLFLGAGSEGFDRLWEAHLITNFEFPNLGEVTLPVWFGIISILANVLCFFTAMIARKYLKLDSEMYVAKYMAIFTFVKILCIIGFSLAGNFTLALISFLLLCMAGVITGPLYDTWINQNLDSSVRATVLSMSSQMNAFGQIVGGPVVGAAASQFTLRIGLSFAAILQLPILIIYLKGMKKKK
- a CDS encoding TraB/GumN family protein translates to MSEENITRIHLNDKEYILIGTAHVSKQSAEQVKEVIEAEQPDSVCVELDQQRYQSIMDGNKWKEMDVFKVIKEKKATLLLMNLVISSFQKRMAKQFGIKPGQEMIQGIESANEVGAKLVLADRNIQITFARIWANVGLWGKAQLLFSMIGSIFNNESVTEEELERLKSEDMLDAMLSDFTKNFPKLKVPLIDERDQYLAQKIREAPGQKIVAVLGAAHVPGIKEAIKEDQDLKPLMKVPPKSKWPKIIGWSIPAFILAIIAYTFIANPTAGVQQTISWVLWNGSFSALGAALAFGHPLAILTAFVAAPITSLNPLLAAGWFAGLVQAYFRRPNVADFESLSEDVFSLKGFWNNKVTRILLIVTLSNLGSSLGTFIGGADVIRLFFENL
- a CDS encoding MFS transporter, encoding MESKKSLPILFLVMFLVMVGFGIIIPVIPFYAEELGASPTQLGLLMAVYSLMQLLFAPMWGRISDRIGRKPVMMLGILGLSLSFFLMALATELWMLFAARIIGGFLSAANMPTVTAYVADITSEEDRGKGMGIIGASIGLGFIFGPAIGGVFSEGSLNVPFYLAGASSLLTFFLILFVLKESLSPEQRSNQAKERTPLRKAINGPVSILYFLQLFVSLSLSGLEATFAYFAYEKAGLGTVELGYIFMIMGLAGALVQGGLVGRLTKKYGEGIVIQIGIVISTIGFALILFIDSFATAAIFLTVFGIGNGFIRPSVSALITKKSTSGHGSTTGLLSSFDSLGRIAGPPLGGLLFSVAIGLPYISGMLLSIFALFLFKLYSVQTKKSISSTF
- a CDS encoding L-lactate dehydrogenase — translated: MAKEKVNRVVVVGTGAVGCSYAYSLINQGVVEELVLIDVNESKAEGEAMDLNHGLPFAPASIKVWSGTYKDCNHADLVVITAGLAQKPGETRLQLLEKNTRIFKQIVKSVMENGFDGIFLVATNPVDILSYVTWKESGLPTSKVIGSGTVLDTARLRFSLGQYFNVDTRNVHAAIIGEHGDTELPVWSHASIGIEQLSTIIEKRSDVKKEHLDEIFKNVRDAAYHIIERKGATYYGIGMSLVRITKAILNNENSILTVSTYLDGQYGQSDVYIGVPTVINRSGIREIIEIDLDETEMKQFAHSATVLRETMNSII
- a CDS encoding LLM class flavin-dependent oxidoreductase, whose protein sequence is MEIGISTFVETTPDVETGEVVSHAQRIREVVEEIVLADKVGLDVFGVGEHHREDFAASSPAVILAAAASQTEKIRLTSAVTVLSSADPVRVYQDFSTLDGISNGRAEIMAGRGSFIESFPLFGYDLRDYDELFDEKLELLLELQKSKKVTWSGKHRPAINNLGVYPRPVQDPLPIWIGSGGNTQSVIRAGLLGLPLTLAIIGGRPVQFAPLVELYKKAAEQAGHDVSTLSVASHSHGFVAEDTQTAADKFFPSTQQVMNKLGKERGWGHYDRTSFDTARSFEGALYVGDADTVAQKIIYLRKNVGVTRFMLHVPVGSMPHEDVMKAIELLGTEVAPKVREEISKWEAEQ
- a CDS encoding response regulator transcription factor, producing MIKVLIADDQELIRGSLRIVLRVESDIEVVGLASNGLEALQLCKEHKPDVILMDIHMPEMDGIEATRHIQTQYPEVRVVMLTTFHDIEHVKEALKAGAVGYLLKAMQPEDLASSIRLVNNGETLIPQDIAKKMISEWTMNESLPTKIKKENEKKPRYGLTEREMDVLRLLAGGKDNREIARELYLAEGTVKNYISTIYSKLEVQDRLQAVLKAREEKLIEP
- a CDS encoding sensor histidine kinase → MKNILNDHWAYKALFYTRVIWVVVHLVLLGYEYEGDKLGLYKILLFCLFAGIIPQFIWFKTMGKKTWVYPVIELVLSGAFLIYSSHMIDVYFSYIAIPAMCAAANIHSVRVRIPLWIWFSVIPAIAMAIVLPISSFTISIIEGFLFFGLGYIIWKVIDTQWRMQQLLLENEQQRQVLEQYAKQVEVVTLLEERNRLSRELHDTVGHTLTSVIMGLDAVSYLIKEEPEEAINNINQLRKVSRKGLEEIRNQIHHIAPPDEGGTLSTQLKQIASEFSLNTGTQIQFEMVGKDTRVSQTISLTLIRCLQESLTNAKRHGGASLIEIRFMIEQEQLILTIEDNGRGMKNTEFGFGLTAMRERIESYQGELTIDSSENGGTTVTCQLPLKTRKAG
- a CDS encoding CPBP family intramembrane metalloprotease — its product is MNMLKKVQSFLKNHPFIFALFALLISRIAGMLTIKLVQLVNPDLTIQAELGWLLMAVYASVVVSLVYWTDTAAEIGLKRPHSIKEWMLFIPLLSLPILILAYNGIYSWGFAQNLILLIAAIGVSINEEVLFRGILLRGFMKWGPWVAIFVPSGLFALAHSTNIFVGSDPTFALFQTFWTFTAGIMLSAIRLRTGSLYPVILFHILLDGVEYFSTGRYGVHPEGISTTFLLTFLVLNIILAIYAVILFYRGSKNRPEATTLKLQKAHLS